CCACTTGGCCTCCTATGAGAGCTCCCTCGGATTTTCTCCCACGTCACATATAAGATCACTTAGTATATGCATTGAACAAAACTTCAAACCAGACTCAGTTTCCAACAGCAGGCTATAGTAAGGTGAAAGAGATATGGCAGTTGCAACATCTGGTGCTGTGTTGAACAGGTTTGGATCTAACTTCTTATGTGGAGGAAAGAGGAGTCAGGCACTGCTTGCTGCTGGCATTGGAGCCAAAGTTGGTGCTGCTGTTAATCCTAAAAGACTTATTGTGGCAGTTGCTGCTGCTCCAAAGAAGTCATGGATTCCTTCTGTAAAAGGTGGTGGGAATTTCATTGACCCGGAATGGCTTGATGGCTCGTAAGTCCACCCGTGTCACTGCTcaatttctcttttctttcttatgTTCTCTGTTGGAAAGACACATGCTGACACTCATTCTAGCATCTCTTTTTAATAATTgattgaaatttatgaaaaatcaaaatatttgatAAGTTTGCAAATCAAGAAAAAGACTGATTAAATGAAAAGTTGAAAGAGTTAACCAAAGAAGATTCAAGTATGACTGGTTAATCTTGCATTGCTCTTAAGGTTTTAACCAAAAAAGTGGTGTTCAATTTGCTTTGTTAACCCTTCTAATTCTAAGTATTCCTCAAACTCTCAAATAGTCTCTTTAGTGTTAAGAGTTTGGCGGATTCATTTCCTGTTCAATGTCGCAATTGCAGGCTACCAGGTGACTATGGTTTTGACCCTCTAGGACTAGGAAAAGACCCAGCATTCCTGAAATGGTATAGAGAAGCTGAACTCATTCATGGGAGGTGGGCGATGGCTGCAGTTGTAGGCATCTTTATTGGACAGGCCTGGAGTGGAGTTCCATGGTTTGAGGCTGGAGCTGATCCGAATGCAATTGCTCCTTTCTCCTTTGGTTCTCTTTTGGGTACCCAGTTGCTTCTAATGGGATGGGTTGAGAGCAAGAGATGGGTGGACTTCTTCAACCCAGATTCTCAGTCAGTGGAATGGGCTACCCCATGGTCAAGAACCGCTGAGAACTTTAGCAACTCTACTGGAGATCAAGGCTACCCTGGTGGCAAATTCTTTGACCCTTTGGGATTTGCTGGTACAATCAACGATGGTGTTTACATTCCGGATGCAGACAAGCTAGAGAGACTGAAATTGGCTGAGATAAAGCATGCTAGGATTGCTATGTTGGCCATGCTGATTTTCTACTTTGAGGCTGGACAGGGCAAGACACCCCTAGGTGCTCTTGGCTTGTAAACAAAATAATGTACACTAGGGAGACAACTTGAATCATTGTCCTATAGACCCAAATTTCTCCCTTGAGAAGTTTCAAACTCTATGCTCTAATCTTGGATGCTTTCACCATGTATCTgtgtaataaatattataatatcgGCACTGAAAGGGACAAGGATAGTTGAAAATTGCGAGTTGGGTTTACTTGTCGTTTCACACAGTAATTATCTTTATACTTGGCATGAAATTTGTGTTTGAGAAGTACATGAGGTCGAATGACTCAAATGGTGATCatgttcataaaaaaaaaaaaaatctaggcTTAAACTACCTGAAACAAGAAAGAAGTACAGCAGAATCAACTATTTCTTTTGGAGGGGTTTGTCTTAGTTATTCACTCCCAGTGGCCATCAAAAACTCTCCCTCGCACACAACTTCACCTCCAACATATGCTTTCCCTTCCATCTTTGCTATTCCAAATCGCTTTTGCAGTTTTGTTAGTGTCATTCTCATAACTAACGTGTCTCCTGCAATCACTGGCTTCCTGAATCGCACTTTGTCTATTCCAGCAAAGAAGAAATTCTGACGAGAACCTCCAACTTCAGGCTGCAACATAACCAAGCCACCTACTTGGGCCATTGCCTGCATCAAGGATAATTCAACATAACCTTTAGAATATAACAGACACCTGTTGCCAATCTCAACAAAAAATCTCTTTCATGAGTTGGATTGGATCTTATGCAGCAGGAAATTAATATAAATGAGCCATGAAGTCTAATGGAGGTGCAACATTAGCTCTAGAGACCAAACAGATATCCATgcttttcttgcattaaaactGGTACAAGACAAACCATACCTAAGCTAGACACTAGACCCATGTGCCCCACTTAGTACATGTCTATAAAATGAAATACAAGCCATAAATGAAATTGAGTTGATAGGAAACTTGAGGCCACAAGCAAGAAGGACGACTATATTCATAAAGGAGTTTTAACCACACActccaactttttttttttctaatgcattttattggtagttaaaattgattgaaactttcaaaattatatttaactcATTAAATAAGTGAGACTCAAtttttttgtgattttcaaCATGTTCCGGTGGAAAACAAATAATGCTAACATTTCTATTCACATTGTATTCAGTTTCCATATTCAAATTTTGCATTTGGGTGGCAGGGTTCAGGATACATCACTCCAAACTTAACTAGTAACATCAATGTTCATTTTATGATATTCCGTCCTCCCGGCTACCTGTGCATTTCTTCAAACGTCCAGGAATGTCAAAGAAGAATCCATATTGCAAAAAATGACAAATCTCTCGTTATCTCTTCAAGGAAAATGCTACTTTGACAAATCAATATTGAAAGAATACCGATTAACAATTGTGATTTGGCTAATAGAATTCTAAAATTGTtctatttaagaaaaaaaattatttctcttcaTATTTGTAATCTGGTAAAGGTTGTTAAGATATCATCACCCTTTCTCCAAAATTTCAAATAAGAAATCAACCCCATCAAATGTAAGAGATCTTTACAGAGAACCAAACTGATCTAGATTGAGTCCTTAAAGTTTCGAATGAACTACAGCTGGAAGGTGTTATTCAAATTAAGCAATGGAGACATAACTAGACGAAAGTACCATGAGAGGTTTGGCTCTGAAATCTGCATAGTGTTTACCTCAACCATAAGAACACCAGGCATGATTGGTCTTTCTGGAAAATGTCCAGGAAAAAAGTTATCATTTATTGTTACATTCTTTATGGCCACTGCAGAAACTCCAGGATTGTATTCAATCACTCTATCCACTAGAAGAAATGGAAACCTGAATGAAACCCCCACCagaaacaacaaagaaaatatatttagaaaataaaccAAACACCAAAGGCACAGTCAAGGGATGCACCCATCCATAACTCAGAAAACCCAACACTTACCGGTGTGGCAGAATTGCGAGAATCTTGTTGATGTCCAACGATGTTGGAAATGCGGGGTACCCTACAGCAACAGCAAAATCCAAAAAACAAGCGTGTAAGAAAATTGAAAGTGAAAGAATCCAAGTGTCATAAGAAAAAACCAAAACTGCGTACTAAATTCAATTGGGGTGTCTTGTTTTGGTGCATTTGCAGCATCCAGAGAACAAAACGTTGTAAAGCGTGTTGTTGTGATGGTTTTCCTCAACTGGGTAGCCAGAGGCTGCGATCTGGAGCTGAAAAATCTGAAAGATGAGAATTTGGATTGATGGGAATGAGATGGTGGGAAATAGGGAGAGATGAAAGTGTTGGAGAGAGCACAGAATGTCATTGTTTGAGCTTGGCTCTGAACTGTTAATGATGTATTGGTTATTACGTAAGATGTTGAATGAGAGAAAGTAAGAAACAATGCTACAAATGCAATCGCTAATGGCGGTTTTTCGTGGTTGGACGTTGTTTGTTCAACAATAATTATGTAAAAACTAAATGCTCCTTGTTTGTCACCCGCATTATTGAGAAGAATGAAagtttttttacataaataaaaatatatgactGAGTCTTATTAGATAATTTAATTAGAATTTCTATTATAATTACTAGACAAATTATCAAATCATATGTTGCTTATTATAAAAAGGTAGCTAATTGAAACTCTATATGATAGAACTCAGAATActattttgtattttagattctaaaaaaaatctaaggattatataatttggaaaagaaaaaaaaccttGTAACTTttgttgaaaataattttgaaattaaaagatTTATGAAAGTGCACGAAGAAAGTATAGAGATGTTGGAAGAAATTTCCTTTTCCAACATGTGCCAGAAATAGAAGCTCTCCttgataaaattgaattatGCTTAGATGGAGCTATGGTTACTCCACTATTCTAGATAAGAGTATAGGCAACCCCTACCTAAAACATCCAAGGTGGTTAAGGATCAATATACCCTATACCAGTGTGTATTAGATGATCATTCCTTTAGCATATTATAGGGTATATATGGACGAATCCCTAACCTTCTCTTCACGGTTATGATTTTGTCTTAATTGTAATCAATGTTGATTATTTGAGATCCTGTGACTCGTGCTATATTACACTCGATCCCAAGGTCGGCGGCTGATCCTAAATCACCCCTAATCGGGCCAGACCCATGACCTTACATGCCCCACAGCTTCAGACGTATGCTATTGAGGCTTAAGTGAGGTGTGGGTCCGAGGATGACTTATTAATTGCCAAGATCGAGCCATACCCATATCCTTAGATGTCCCCAACTTCAGGCGTATGCTACTGAGGATTAAGTGAGGTGTGGGTCCAAGGATGACTTATTAACTGCCAAGATCGGGTCACACCCATATCCTTACACTTTCCATCTTGAACAAGTACTTCTTTATATTTAAACAAATACCTTTTGTGCTCGCCTGTGACAACATAATTTTCAAATGATCAA
The sequence above is a segment of the Phaseolus vulgaris cultivar G19833 chromosome 2, P. vulgaris v2.0, whole genome shotgun sequence genome. Coding sequences within it:
- the LOC137811842 gene encoding chlorophyll a-b binding protein CP24 10A, chloroplastic-like produces the protein MAVATSGAVLNRFGSNFLCGGKRSQALLAAGIGAKVGAAVNPKRLIVAVAAAPKKSWIPSVKGGGNFIDPEWLDGSLPGDYGFDPLGLGKDPAFLKWYREAELIHGRWAMAAVVGIFIGQAWSGVPWFEAGADPNAIAPFSFGSLLGTQLLLMGWVESKRWVDFFNPDSQSVEWATPWSRTAENFSNSTGDQGYPGGKFFDPLGFAGTINDGVYIPDADKLERLKLAEIKHARIAMLAMLIFYFEAGQGKTPLGALGL
- the LOC137811843 gene encoding uncharacterized protein; this translates as MTFCALSNTFISPYFPPSHSHQSKFSSFRFFSSRSQPLATQLRKTITTTRFTTFCSLDAANAPKQDTPIEFRYPAFPTSLDINKILAILPHRFPFLLVDRVIEYNPGVSAVAIKNVTINDNFFPGHFPERPIMPGVLMVEAMAQVGGLVMLQPEVGGSRQNFFFAGIDKVRFRKPVIAGDTLVMRMTLTKLQKRFGIAKMEGKAYVGGEVVCEGEFLMATGSE